One genomic segment of Pedobacter endophyticus includes these proteins:
- the trhA gene encoding PAQR family membrane homeostasis protein TrhA produces MRRLREPVNFITHFIPALLAIPAGYLLLCKAGTDIAITAAWIYSIGMFVLFAVSATYHGYPTSDYGIRFWQKFDHCSIYLMIAGSYTPTALLVFDGWLRWGLFAIVWLIAITGCLLKIFNRLKSTAISLSIYILMGCLIVPLLQKMLGTLPIGAIFWLLFGGVFYIAGTYFYAKDRQMFRWAHSHEIWHLFVVGGALSHYIYNYTYIFQ; encoded by the coding sequence GAGACGACTTAGGGAGCCCGTTAATTTTATTACGCATTTTATTCCGGCACTGCTGGCTATACCGGCAGGCTATCTTTTATTATGCAAAGCTGGTACCGATATTGCCATTACGGCAGCCTGGATCTATAGCATCGGCATGTTTGTGCTTTTTGCGGTGAGTGCCACTTACCACGGCTACCCGACAAGCGATTACGGCATTCGGTTTTGGCAAAAATTCGATCATTGCAGCATTTACTTAATGATTGCCGGCTCCTATACGCCAACAGCACTCTTAGTTTTCGATGGTTGGTTGCGTTGGGGGCTTTTCGCAATTGTGTGGCTCATTGCAATTACCGGTTGCCTGTTAAAGATTTTTAATCGCCTGAAAAGTACAGCAATCTCATTGTCGATTTACATTTTAATGGGTTGTTTAATTGTGCCCCTGTTACAAAAAATGTTGGGTACCTTGCCAATAGGAGCAATCTTTTGGCTGCTTTTTGGTGGGGTCTTTTATATAGCAGGCACTTATTTCTACGCGAAAGACAGGCAAATGTTCAGGTGGGCGCATAGCCACGAAATTTGGCACCTGTTTGTAGTTGGCGGCGCACTTTCGCACTACATTTATAATTACACTTATATTTTTCAATAG
- a CDS encoding peptidoglycan DD-metalloendopeptidase family protein, with translation MKSFGQIIKANSVGKVVDFDAGVDRLLPFDFTATNTELTAAMLDDTELFSDWINKQLANNNARYGVGGYNEHRTIYSRSAHFDTSEEPRRLHLGIDIWGPAGTPVYNFYDATVHSFANNDNFGDYGATIILKYEIAGYVFHALYGHLSLASLSGLAENKFIPAASQIGALGPKEENGGWPPHLHFQIIEDMHGLKGDYPGVCRFSEGDRYLANCPDPNVILQFDF, from the coding sequence ATGAAAAGCTTCGGGCAGATTATAAAAGCAAATTCAGTTGGTAAAGTTGTTGATTTTGATGCTGGCGTAGACAGGCTTCTGCCGTTTGATTTTACGGCCACAAATACAGAACTTACAGCAGCAATGTTGGACGATACCGAGCTGTTTTCGGACTGGATAAACAAACAATTAGCCAATAATAATGCCCGCTACGGCGTTGGGGGTTACAACGAGCATCGAACAATTTATTCGCGGAGTGCCCATTTCGACACTTCGGAAGAGCCACGCAGGTTGCATCTGGGGATAGACATTTGGGGTCCGGCAGGCACGCCAGTATACAACTTTTATGACGCAACGGTACATAGCTTTGCCAACAATGATAATTTTGGCGATTATGGCGCTACGATTATTTTGAAATACGAAATAGCCGGCTATGTGTTTCATGCTTTATATGGTCATTTGAGTTTGGCCTCGTTGAGCGGCTTAGCAGAAAACAAATTTATTCCTGCTGCAAGCCAAATAGGAGCACTTGGCCCAAAAGAAGAAAACGGAGGATGGCCGCCACACCTACATTTTCAAATTATTGAGGATATGCACGGGCTAAAGGGCGATTATCCGGGAGTATGCCGGTTTTCTGAAGGAGATCGGTATCTGGCCAATTGCCCCGATCCGAATGTGATTTTGCAATTTGATTTTTAG